A region of the Deltaproteobacteria bacterium genome:
GAATAGGTTACAATTTGCCAGACGATGTCGGACCGTCGCGACCTTCAGGCGGTGACACGGAAAGTTTTGTCGCTCCGATGACCACGTTTGAAAGCCGATCGAGCTACTATTTTTTTGCTGGCATTCGAGGAAACGCTGTCGCGCGAAATATTTTTTTGGACGGTAACACTTTTCAAGAAAGTCATCGGGTTACAAAGTTCCCGTTCAATTTTGAAACCGAGGTTGGACTTTCGGCACAAGTAAGACCAGTCAATGTCACGTGGCGCTTTGTCGTTCGCTCGCCTGAATTTGAACAGGATAAGGGCTTTCATAGCTTCGCGTCCGTGGGATTAAGTATTTCGACAGACTAGTATTTAACTAAACGTTTCTTACTTTAATGACAGTGATGCCTGTTTCGGTCGGCGGTGGTTCCGGGTCGGATTTGTTTTGACGATCAAACTCTTCCTCGCTCATATGAAAAAAGAAAATATCTTTCTGTTGTTCCTTGTTTCGCAGCTGAATTCTACGTCGTCGCTCCGCCAGCGGTACTTCTAAGTGAAAAATTTCGATCCTAGAATCACTGGATTTTGCAATCTGCTTCAACCATGGCCGAGTTGAAATTCCTCCGCCAAAATCAAAGACAACAGATCCGCCTTCCCTTAGCGCTGAGATCGCCTCGGTAGACATCAATTCGAGCGCGCGCTGAAAATGGGTCATATAGTCTTCGTATGTTTTAATTGGCTGATTAAAATCTTTGATGGTTTTATCCAGCGAGAAAAACACCGCACCCTTTTCTTTTGCGACCTTCAGGGCGAAAGTCGTCTTGCCTGAACCGTTTCCGCCAGTAAGTGCATAAATAGTGCGTTCTATTTTAGTTTTCATATTTGTAGCTCTTGGATTACATTAGAACGATGCCATTGCAATTTAAAATTCAGCTGGCCAGATCAGTGAAT
Encoded here:
- a CDS encoding ATP-binding protein — translated: MKTKIERTIYALTGGNGSGKTTFALKVAKEKGAVFFSLDKTIKDFNQPIKTYEDYMTHFQRALELMSTEAISALREGGSVVFDFGGGISTRPWLKQIAKSSDSRIEIFHLEVPLAERRRRIQLRNKEQQKDIFFFHMSEEEFDRQNKSDPEPPPTETGITVIKVRNV